Proteins from one Candidatus Binatia bacterium genomic window:
- a CDS encoding YIP1 family protein: MSDNEFLPQEGPKGFINVWKRIIMDPQDFYREMPSTGGFDKPLIFLGICAAIYLVLRILVAETMILAMVSFFLVVLAYVLGPGILMLVAQTLFQGEGDYEGTVRVCAYAGACLVLAWIPYLGVLAFVYACYLIFLGTGKVHNLDPTRSTLTVLVSVPVTWLVLMFVLGKRVLQYIF, from the coding sequence ATGAGCGACAACGAGTTCCTTCCTCAAGAAGGCCCCAAAGGGTTTATCAACGTCTGGAAAAGAATCATCATGGACCCTCAGGACTTCTATCGGGAGATGCCGTCAACGGGCGGGTTCGACAAGCCGCTCATATTTTTAGGCATTTGCGCGGCGATTTATCTCGTCTTGCGAATCCTCGTGGCGGAAACCATGATCCTGGCGATGGTTTCTTTTTTCCTCGTCGTGCTCGCCTACGTTCTCGGGCCGGGCATTCTGATGCTCGTCGCCCAGACGTTGTTCCAGGGGGAAGGCGACTATGAAGGGACGGTCAGGGTTTGCGCTTACGCCGGCGCTTGTCTGGTGCTGGCATGGATACCGTACCTGGGAGTTCTCGCCTTCGTCTACGCCTGCTATCTTATTTTTCTCGGAACGGGAAAGGTCCACAACCTGGATCCGACCCGGTCGACTTTGACGGTCCTGGTTTCGGTCCCGGTAACGTGGCTCGTGCTGATGTTCGTCTTGGGAAAAAGAGTTCTGCAGTATATCTTCTGA
- a CDS encoding glycerate kinase, which yields MANIKETRPGKQGPWNLGQRRDRQFLQTIYEAAVSAAKPSVLLKKRVEISGNALVIETARSRSRFPLTGKVYVVGVGKGADKSARFWQRLLGDRLEQGIFIVRDRIGRERFKRIAILAAGHPLPDHRGLSATKRCLEMLGRADCNDCVVVFLMGGASSLLVQPASGITLKDKRAATALLLKSGMNIREMNCVRKHISAVKAGGLLRAAYPARVLTLAVSDVIGDDPAAIGSAPSFHDTTTFNKAWGILEIHSLTNKIPRAVKNHLLRGIRGETPETLKPGSLLSSRSPYIVIANNQDSLLAAKKKAESLGFSAKILTAELSGDAQSKAREICRKLKSMLRKKNSGRRPLCFLLGGETTVKVKGKGLGGRNQEFALASALELSGCRGISLLSAASDGSDGPTDAAGAFVDGETFARARKLGLNPYRALRENDSYHFFEPLGDLFCPGPTGTNVLDFVIALLC from the coding sequence ATGGCCAATATAAAGGAAACGCGCCCAGGGAAGCAAGGTCCATGGAATTTAGGGCAGCGGCGTGACCGGCAGTTCCTTCAAACAATCTACGAGGCGGCCGTAAGCGCGGCCAAGCCTTCCGTCCTGCTAAAAAAACGAGTCGAGATTTCCGGCAATGCCCTCGTGATCGAGACCGCGCGCAGCCGATCCCGCTTTCCGCTGACCGGCAAAGTTTACGTAGTGGGCGTCGGAAAAGGCGCCGACAAGTCGGCGCGGTTTTGGCAGAGGCTGCTCGGCGACAGACTGGAGCAAGGAATCTTTATCGTCAGAGACCGGATTGGCCGGGAGAGATTCAAACGCATCGCCATCTTGGCCGCCGGACATCCGCTGCCTGATCATAGAGGTTTGAGCGCAACCAAACGCTGCCTCGAGATGCTCGGCCGCGCAGACTGCAACGACTGCGTCGTCGTCTTTCTCATGGGAGGCGCCTCGTCGCTTCTTGTACAACCCGCTAGTGGCATCACGCTGAAGGACAAGCGGGCGGCCACCGCCCTACTTTTGAAAAGCGGCATGAACATTCGGGAGATGAACTGCGTCCGAAAACATATTTCCGCAGTCAAGGCGGGCGGGCTCCTCCGCGCCGCCTATCCGGCCAGGGTCCTCACGCTCGCGGTATCCGATGTGATCGGCGACGATCCGGCTGCAATCGGCTCCGCGCCCAGTTTTCACGACACTACGACATTCAATAAGGCGTGGGGGATCCTGGAAATACACAGCCTCACGAACAAAATTCCCCGCGCGGTTAAAAATCATCTGCTGCGTGGGATTCGCGGCGAGACCCCAGAGACGTTGAAACCCGGAAGTTTACTTTCGAGCCGAAGCCCCTATATCGTGATCGCGAACAACCAAGATTCCCTCTTGGCGGCAAAGAAGAAAGCGGAGTCTCTTGGCTTTTCGGCGAAGATCCTCACCGCCGAGCTGAGCGGGGACGCTCAAAGCAAGGCGCGGGAGATCTGCCGGAAATTGAAATCGATGTTGAGGAAAAAAAACTCGGGGCGACGGCCCCTCTGTTTTTTACTGGGGGGCGAGACAACCGTCAAGGTAAAAGGAAAGGGATTGGGTGGAAGAAACCAGGAATTCGCGCTCGCGAGCGCGCTGGAGCTTAGCGGATGCCGTGGAATCTCTCTGCTGAGCGCCGCCAGTGACGGGAGCGACGGGCCTACGGACGCCGCGGGAGCGTTTGTTGACGGCGAGACTTTCGCGCGCGCGCGAAA